The following is a genomic window from Campylobacter lari subsp. lari.
TAGTAAAGAGCTTTGCGGTGGCACCCATGTGAAAAATAGCTCTGAAATAGGAAGTTTTTATATTGTCAAAGAAAGCGGGGTTAGCGCTGGAGTTAGAAGGATAGAAGCAGTAGTAAGCAAAGCTGCACTTGATTATGTTAATGAAAATTTAAAAGATCTAAACCAAACCAAAGAAGAGTTAAAAACTCATGATATTTTAAGCTATGTAGCAAAATTAAAAAATGAAATAGTTAGTTTAAAAAATGAATTAAAAAATTCAAGCAAAACAGAGTTAAACTCTAAAGAACTAAATGGTATTCAATATTGTGTGCAAAAAATAGATAGTGGCGATATAAAAACCATGATAGATGAGTTTAAAAACAAATTTAACAAAGTTGTAATTTTACTTTTACAAGAAAAAGAAGGCAAAATCATCATAGCAGCAGGTGTTAAAGACGCTTCGTTAAAAGCCGGTGCTTTGGTAAAGGAAATTGCGCAAATTCTAGGTGGAAACGGTGGTGGTAGGGATGATTTTGCAACAGCTGGCGGTAAAGATACAAGCAAAATAGAACAAGCGCTTGATCATGCTAGAAAAATCATAGAAGAAAGTCTTGCTTAATGCTTTATTTAGCTTCAAGTTCGCCTTCACGCGTTGCTTTATTAAAAGAAGCAAATATCGCTTTTGAACAAATTATTATCGATTATAATGAGAGCTTGGTAAAAAAAGGTAATCCAAGCTCTTATGTACAAAAAATTGTTTTAGAAAAAGAAAGGCAATTTTTTACAAAATATGTTGATTTAAAAAATGTTTTATTTGCTGATAGCATAGTTTGTGCTCAAAATATCATTCTTACTAAAGCTAAAAGCGACAATGAGGCTTTTAATATGCTCAATCTACAAAGCGGCAAAAGCATTAGTGTTTTAAGCGCGATGATTTTAGTTTTAGAAGATAAAAAGATTTTCAATCTTAGCAAGTGTGATTTGATTTTGGATAAATTTGATTTAAAAGATATGCAAGAATATGTTGAGTCAAAACTTTATCAAGGCAAAGCCGGAGCTGTGATGTGTGAGGGATTTCATAAAAAATATATTAAAAAAATCATAGGCCATCAAAGTACAGCCCTAGGGCTTAATATAGAACTTTTGAAAGCATTTTTATGATAAAAATTTTAAAAATATTTCTTTCTTTTTGTGTAGTATGTGCGGTTGGAATTTTTATATTTATTGCATATTTGTTTTCAGATTCTGATTTAAATCAATACACCTTTAAAGATTACAAACCACCTCTTACAACACAAATTTTTGATAAAAATGGAAAATTAGTTGCAAATGTTTTCGAGCAACACCGCTTTTACGCTCCTTATGAAGAGTTGCCTCCAAGACTTATAGAAGCTTTAGTGGCCATTGAAGATACTAGCTTTTTTGAACATGGTGGGGTTAATATAGATGCGATTTTTAGAGCAGCTATTAAAATCATAAGAAGCGGTGGAAAAACCATGGAAGGAGCTTCCACTCTTACGCAACAATTCATAAAAAACACAGAATTAACCCCAGAGCGTACTTTGAGTAGAAAGCTAAAAGAAGCTTTACTTGCATATAAAATAGAAAATACTTTAACTAAAGAGCAAATTTTAGAAAGATATTTAAATTTCATCTTCTTTGGACATGGATATTATGGAGTAAAAACTGCTGCGCTTGGATATTTTAGAAAGAATTTAGATGAGCTTAGCTTGAAAGAAATGGCTATATTAGTAGGTATGCCAAAGGCTCCAAGTACTTATGATCCTACTAGACATTTAGATCTTTCTTTAGCTAGAGCAAACAGCGTAGTACAAAGAATGTATAATCTTGGTTGGATTTCTAAAGAAGAGTATGAAAATGCTTTAAAAGAAATTCCAAAAGTATATGATGATACTTTAACACAAAATGCAGCCCCTTACGTTACTCAAGAAGTTTTAAAACAACTAAGTGGTATAAAAGATCTTAAAAGTGGTGGTTATAAAATAGAGCTTGCTATCGATCTTGATGTGCAAAATATTACAAGAGAGGCTTTAAAATTTGGCTATGACGAGATAATAAAAAGAGACAAAGATGCAAATTTAAGTACACTTAATGGAGCTATGATAGTAGCAAATCACCAAAATGGAGATATATTAGCCTTAGTAGGTGGAGTAAATTACACAAAAAGTAATTTCAACCGCGCCACTCAAAGCTTAAGACAGCCTGGAAGTTCTTTTAAGCCTTTTTTATACCAAATTGCCATTGACATGGGTTATTCTCCTATGAGTAAAGTTGCTGATATTTCAAGAATTTTTGAAAGCACCAAAGAAGATGAGAAAGATTGGAAACCTAAAAATTATGGGGGAAAATTTCTAGGGCTTATAAGTTTAAAAGAAGCACTAACTGGATCAAGGAACCTAGCTACCATAAATTTAGCTCTTGCCTTAGGGCTTGATGTAATCCATGATAAACTTCAATTTATGGGCTTTGAGAATATACCGGTTGATTTATCTATAGTTTTGGGTAGCTTTGGGATTTCTATTTATGATTATGCTAAACTTTATACAGTATTTGGAAATTATGGCATACAAAAAGATTTAATACTCATTAAAAGAGTAATCGATAAAAATGGCAAAATAATAGTAGAGTTTAACTCCGGAGAAAGAAAAATCAGCGAACCCGAACAAGCCTTTTTAGTTAATGATATGATGCAAAATGTTGTTAAAAAAGGTACTGGACGCAATGCTAGGGTAGAAGGGATTGAGATAGCTGGAAAAACAGGTACTTCAAATAAAAGCGTAGATGCTTGGTTTTGTGGCTTAACTCCAGAAATAGAAGCTATTATTTGGTATGGAAATGATGATAATAAACCTATGAAACAAATCGAAGGTGGTGCAAGGACTGCTGCTCCGGTTTTTAAAGAATTTTTAACAAAATACCTAGAACTTTATCCTGATAGCGCTAGAAAATTTATCATCCCAAAAGGAGTTTATCAAGGAATTTATGAAAAACAAAGAGAGTATTACACCAATACTTCTCCATTTCCAAAAAACAACCCTGCTCTATCTGAAAACAATGAGATAATTTTTTAAAAATACTTTTTTTAAAATAATAAAAATTATCCTTTTATTTTCCTTTATATGTTTTAATATCACAAAATATATAAAGGATGCTTCATGAATATCACAAACGAACAATTATATAAAAAAAGACGCCATTTTTTAAAACTAGGTGCTGGAGCTTTAGTTAGTTCAGCCTTAGTTCAATCTGAATTAATGGCATTAAATTTCTTTCCTGATCCTAATAATGAAAAATTAAATTTAAGTGAAGAAAAAATTGCGACTAATTATGTAAATTTTTATGAATTTTCTACTGATAAAAAAAGAGCTGTTGAGCTTGCAAAAAATTTCAACACAAATGGTTGGAAAATTGAAGTTAGCGGAGAAGTTGAAGAACCTTTGACTTTAACTATGCAAGATTTATTAGCCTTTCCTTTAGAAGAGAGAATTTATAGATTTCGCTGTGTTGAAACTTGGTCTATGGTAGTACCTTGGGTTGGTTTTGAATTGCGTGCTTTAATAGAAAAATGCAAAGTCAAAAGCGAGGCTAAATTTATAAAATTTACCACTCTTTTTGATAAAAATCAATTTGCTGATCAAGCTTCATTTTTTCCAACTCTTGATTATCCTTATGTAGAGGGTTTAAGATTAGATGAGGCTATGCACCCACTAACGCTTATGGCTGTAGGTATGTATAAAAAGCCTTTATTAGGACAAAATGGAGCACCAATTCGTCTTGTGGTTCCATGGAAGTATGGCTTTAAAAGTATAAAATCTATTGTAAAAATAGAATTTACCAAAGAACAACCTAAAACCACATGGGAGCTAGCAAATCCTAGAGAATATGGTTTTTATGCTAATGTGAATCCAAATGTCTCTCATCCAAGATGGTCTCAAGCAAATGAGCGTCCTTTGGGAGATTTTTTCACCAAACCTACACAAATGTTTAATGGCTATGAAAAAGAAGTAGCGCATTTATATAAAGATATGGATTTAAAGGTTAATTTTTAATGAATAAAAAAATTTATAATATCGGTGGATTTTTAGCCTTTACTTTAAGTATTGTTTTTAGTATCTATCAAATCATGCAAGAATTTGATATTGTAAAATCTGTATATTTTTATAGTGGTATATTTGGCTTAATCTTTTTTGGATTGAGCCTATTTTTTTCACTTTTAAAGTATAAACATACAAAAGATTACCCTAAATTTTTAGGTTTTTATGCATTTTTTTGGGCTTTGATTCACTTTTTTAATTATTTTGCTTTTGGAAAAAATTTAGATTTAATACTTTTTTTCAAAGATACTTTTAGTAAAAATTTAGAATTTAGTGGTTTTGTAAGCTTTTTTATACTCACATTTATGTTTATAAGCTCATTTAAGCTTTTTAAAAAAATAAGTAAAATAAGAAAACTTGGATATTTTTGTTTTTTGCTAGCAACTTGGCATTATTTTTTATCTGCAAAAATACCACAAATTCCACATTTTTTAGCTTTAAGCTTAGCCATGATTTTTCTACTTATTAAACTATATAAAAATTATAAAAAAAGAAAAAAAGTAACTTTTTTATAAAATTTGCATTCAAATAAAACGCTTTTAAGAGTAAATATACAAATATATTCTTAGAATAAGACTTGATATATCTTATTTTAAGGACAATCATGCAAAGAAGAGATTTTTTAAATGGAATGGCTTTAACTATACTTGCAGGAATGACTCCTTTGCAAGTATTATATGGTAAAGAAGCCAAAATCGAAGATTTCACCAAAGAATACTACCCTCCAAAATGGCTTGGACTAAGAGGTAGTAACAATGCAAGTTATGAATTTGCACATATGCTAAGAGATGGTGAAAAATTTGACTTTAGCGCTATCAAACCTAAACAAGAATATGATTTGGTTGTTGTTGGAGCTGGGATTAGTGGTTTAGCAGCTGCCTGTTTTTATCAAAACAAATTTGGAAAAGATAAAAAAATTCTTATCCTTGATAATCATGATGATTTTGGTGGACATGCTAGAAGAAATGAAATAGATTTAGAAGATGGTACTATTTTAAGTTATGGTGGCAGCGAAACATTTCAATCGCCAAAGGCATTATATTCTAAAGAAGTAGTAGATTTATTATCATCTTTGGGTGTGGATATTGATGAGCTTGCTAAACGCTTTGATGTGAATTTTTATCCTGATTTAAATCTTAGCAGAGGTGTGTATTTTTCTAAGACTGAATTTGGAGTAGATAAAGTCGTAAGTGGCAACCCTAGAAAAGTAATTTGTGATGATATTCCTGAGGGAAGACATAATGGTAGAAGTGTTGAAGCTTTTATAGGTGATTTTCCTCTTAATGAAAAAGATAAAAAAGATTTA
Proteins encoded in this region:
- the maf gene encoding septum formation inhibitor Maf, whose translation is MLYLASSSPSRVALLKEANIAFEQIIIDYNESLVKKGNPSSYVQKIVLEKERQFFTKYVDLKNVLFADSIVCAQNIILTKAKSDNEAFNMLNLQSGKSISVLSAMILVLEDKKIFNLSKCDLILDKFDLKDMQEYVESKLYQGKAGAVMCEGFHKKYIKKIIGHQSTALGLNIELLKAFL
- a CDS encoding PBP1A family penicillin-binding protein, which translates into the protein MKILKIFLSFCVVCAVGIFIFIAYLFSDSDLNQYTFKDYKPPLTTQIFDKNGKLVANVFEQHRFYAPYEELPPRLIEALVAIEDTSFFEHGGVNIDAIFRAAIKIIRSGGKTMEGASTLTQQFIKNTELTPERTLSRKLKEALLAYKIENTLTKEQILERYLNFIFFGHGYYGVKTAALGYFRKNLDELSLKEMAILVGMPKAPSTYDPTRHLDLSLARANSVVQRMYNLGWISKEEYENALKEIPKVYDDTLTQNAAPYVTQEVLKQLSGIKDLKSGGYKIELAIDLDVQNITREALKFGYDEIIKRDKDANLSTLNGAMIVANHQNGDILALVGGVNYTKSNFNRATQSLRQPGSSFKPFLYQIAIDMGYSPMSKVADISRIFESTKEDEKDWKPKNYGGKFLGLISLKEALTGSRNLATINLALALGLDVIHDKLQFMGFENIPVDLSIVLGSFGISIYDYAKLYTVFGNYGIQKDLILIKRVIDKNGKIIVEFNSGERKISEPEQAFLVNDMMQNVVKKGTGRNARVEGIEIAGKTGTSNKSVDAWFCGLTPEIEAIIWYGNDDNKPMKQIEGGARTAAPVFKEFLTKYLELYPDSARKFIIPKGVYQGIYEKQREYYTNTSPFPKNNPALSENNEIIF
- the msrP gene encoding protein-methionine-sulfoxide reductase catalytic subunit MsrP; translated protein: MNITNEQLYKKRRHFLKLGAGALVSSALVQSELMALNFFPDPNNEKLNLSEEKIATNYVNFYEFSTDKKRAVELAKNFNTNGWKIEVSGEVEEPLTLTMQDLLAFPLEERIYRFRCVETWSMVVPWVGFELRALIEKCKVKSEAKFIKFTTLFDKNQFADQASFFPTLDYPYVEGLRLDEAMHPLTLMAVGMYKKPLLGQNGAPIRLVVPWKYGFKSIKSIVKIEFTKEQPKTTWELANPREYGFYANVNPNVSHPRWSQANERPLGDFFTKPTQMFNGYEKEVAHLYKDMDLKVNF
- a CDS encoding ferric reductase; amino-acid sequence: MNKKIYNIGGFLAFTLSIVFSIYQIMQEFDIVKSVYFYSGIFGLIFFGLSLFFSLLKYKHTKDYPKFLGFYAFFWALIHFFNYFAFGKNLDLILFFKDTFSKNLEFSGFVSFFILTFMFISSFKLFKKISKIRKLGYFCFLLATWHYFLSAKIPQIPHFLALSLAMIFLLIKLYKNYKKRKKVTFL